A window of the Bufo gargarizans isolate SCDJY-AF-19 chromosome 1, ASM1485885v1, whole genome shotgun sequence genome harbors these coding sequences:
- the LOC122935171 gene encoding synergin gamma-like isoform X1: MAIEPSLLDACITHLKTCLKNIHKVIQKANEILCSISQPSVCSEVLLSPRGGDYISGVVEVYRLSKRMEGGMRTRNIDCERLRRILRDIELSWNNLQAFLSICPSLLQTLPSSSVLDYASQGAFSDSTPCLQSCCGVCLLDRPVEEHPSEVNTSMLNIEGRSYHPSCANFWLHCVDPCSTSSGLSQ; this comes from the exons CTTGATGCATGCATTACTCACCTGAAGACCTGCCTGAAGAACATCCATAAG GTGATCCAGAAGGCCAATGAAATACTGTGCAGTATCAGTCAACCATCGGTGTGCAGCGAAGTGCTTCTGTCACCTCGAGGAGGAGATTATATATCAG GAGTAGTAGAAGTTTACAGGCTGTCAAAGCGCATGGAAGGAGGGATGAGAACACGAAACATTGACTGTGAGCGATTACGACGAATCCTCAGGGACATCGAGCTATCATGGAATAATTTGCAGGCCTTCCTGTCTATTTGTCCAAGCTTATTACAGACACTG CCCTCGTCATCGGTTTTAGATTATGCATCTCAAGGCGCATTCTCTGACTCAACACCGTGTCTTCAGAGTTGTTGTGGGGTTTGTTTGCTGGACAGACCGGTGGAGGAG cACCCATCTGAAGTAAATACCAGCATGCTTAATATTGAAGGGCGTTCCTATCACCCCAGTTGTGCCAACTTCTGGCTCCACTGTGTGGACCCGTGCTCTACCAGTTCTGGCTTGTCACAGTAG
- the LOC122935171 gene encoding synergin gamma-like isoform X2 gives MAIEPSLVIQKANEILCSISQPSVCSEVLLSPRGGDYISGVVEVYRLSKRMEGGMRTRNIDCERLRRILRDIELSWNNLQAFLSICPSLLQTLPSSSVLDYASQGAFSDSTPCLQSCCGVCLLDRPVEEHPSEVNTSMLNIEGRSYHPSCANFWLHCVDPCSTSSGLSQ, from the exons GTGATCCAGAAGGCCAATGAAATACTGTGCAGTATCAGTCAACCATCGGTGTGCAGCGAAGTGCTTCTGTCACCTCGAGGAGGAGATTATATATCAG GAGTAGTAGAAGTTTACAGGCTGTCAAAGCGCATGGAAGGAGGGATGAGAACACGAAACATTGACTGTGAGCGATTACGACGAATCCTCAGGGACATCGAGCTATCATGGAATAATTTGCAGGCCTTCCTGTCTATTTGTCCAAGCTTATTACAGACACTG CCCTCGTCATCGGTTTTAGATTATGCATCTCAAGGCGCATTCTCTGACTCAACACCGTGTCTTCAGAGTTGTTGTGGGGTTTGTTTGCTGGACAGACCGGTGGAGGAG cACCCATCTGAAGTAAATACCAGCATGCTTAATATTGAAGGGCGTTCCTATCACCCCAGTTGTGCCAACTTCTGGCTCCACTGTGTGGACCCGTGCTCTACCAGTTCTGGCTTGTCACAGTAG